CGAAGGGCTATCTCACAGTCGCGAACGCGCAGAAGCACAACCTCAAGAATGTGACGGCGAAGATTCCGTTAGGCATGTTGACCTGCGTGACCGGCGTCTCTGGTTCGGGGAAGAGTACGCTCGTCCTCGAGGTCCTGTTCCATTCGCTCTCGCAGATGCTTTATCAGAAGAAACCCAAGATTGACGGCTGTAAGGAGCTGCGCGGCGTGGATGCGCTGGATAAGGTCATCGACATCGATCAGTCCCCGATCGGCCGGACGCCGCGATCTAATCCGGCCACCTATACCGGCCTGTTCAGCTTCATCCGGGATCTCTATTCGAATCTGCCGGAGTCCCGTGTCCGCGGGTACAAGCCCGGGCGCTACAGTTTCAACGTCAAAGGCGGGCGCTGCGAAGCCTGCCAGGGCGACGGGCTGATCAAGATCGAGATGCATTTCCTGCCGGATGTCTATGTGACCTGCGAGGTCTGCAAGGGCCAGCGGTACAATCGCGAAACGATGGAGATTTTGCATAAGGGCAAGAGCATCGCCGATGTGTTGAATATGACCGTCGACGACGCGGTGGAATTCTTCGAGCACATTCCCTTCATCAAGCGGAAGCTCGAAACGTTGCACGATGTCGGGTTGCACTATGTGAAGCTCGGCCAGTCTGCCACAACACTTTCCGGCGGCGAAGCCCAGCGGGTCAAATTGTCGCGCGAACTCTCGAAGCGGCCCACCGGGCGGACCATGTACATCCTGGACGAGCCGACCACCGGGCTCCATTTCGCCGACGTGCAGCGGCTGATCGATGTGCTGGATCGTTTGGTGGAAGCTGGCAATACCGTTTTGGTCATCGAGCACAATCTCGACGTCATCAAGAACGCCGACTGGATCATCGACCTCGGCCCCGAGGGCGGCGACCGCGGCGGCGAAATCGTGGTCGAAGGCCCGCCCAGGGAAGTGGCGAAGTCGAAGCGATCATACACAGGGCAGGTGCTGAAAGAAGCGGGGTTATAGGGGACTGGCTCCGCCGTTCGGCGGTGCCTGTCCGCGTTAGGAAGCGAGAGGGGCACGGGGTAGAGAAGGGCAGATCTTTCGAGAGTCGCCATGATGGGATGGATAGAGGTTGCTTCTGGCTCCGTACTCACCGCGTGCGACTCTAAAGCGCGACCAATGGTCGCAAGCCGTCGCACTGCGGCGCTCTCATGGCTGTCATCTACCCGCGCCCGCCATGCCGACTCTCAAAAGCTCTGCCCTTCCACCCCGCTAAGGAAGGAAAGGGTGGGAGCGTCTAACGGCGCTAATGGCCTTCAGCCGCAGTGTCTTTCAGACCGATGATACTGGTTTCCGATAGGGTGCTGAGCTTGACTGGAAACATAGACGTCATAAGAGATTACTTCCAAGGGTGGCAGGAGGATCTTGCTAGAGTTAAGTCGCTCCTGAGCGATCCCAAATACTATCTGGAGGCCATATTAGTTCTGAGTTGTTACATCGGGGGCTTGGGCTCACTACGCTATCCAGGCGAGCAAGATAACAGAGCCTACAAAACAGTTGTTCGTGAATATTCGGGGAAGAGAGACTTTTACGAACAAGTAGACCTCCTTTTCTTTCTGCAATGGCCACGCTCGGAATTTCAGAATCATGGGGACTACCTAAAGCTAAAGAATCACGCGGATGTCTCCCAAATAATAGTCTCGACCTATGGCGGAGAAGGCCAAATCAAGAACGGAACACGCTACATTTCACAGCACGACTTTGTAGCTTCAGTGGATCTGAAACCACCACAATCCTTTGATCGAGAGAACCTTCTTCAGCATCTCCCGCTCTTCTCGCTTTGTGAAATGCTTTATCGCTATTTGCGCTGTCGAGCGGTCCATAGGGTCCGGTTCCCCCTTGTTACTCGCGTTACACGGATGGATGGCAGCATACGATATGAAGATAATCATGCGATCACGGGATCTGTACTGCTTGAAACAACGGAAAACATTCTTGCGAACTTAAGCGACCAGTGCATAGAGCAATCTCAATGGCCTTGGGAGCTGTGAGAACTGATAGCGGCCCGCGTTTCGACGAAAGGAGCCCATGCACACCATTCTTCTACTCACCATCTCCAACATCTTCATGACCTTCGCCTGGTATGGGCATTTGAAGTACAAGGATTCGCCGTTGTGGATAGTGGTGCTGGTGAGTTGGGGGATTGCGTTCTTTGAGTATTGTTTCCAGGTGCCGGCCAACCGCATCGGGCACTACGAATTCAATGCTGCACAGTTGAAAACGATTCAGGAAGTCATCACGCTCGTGGTGTTCTGCATCTTTTCGGTGCTGTATCTGAAAGAGCCGCTGAAGTGGAATTATCTGGCCGGGTTCGGCCTGATGATCGGGGCGGTCTTTTTGATCTTCAAGGAATGGTAGGCGGGTTAGTTCAAGAACCAGCGGTCGTAGAGATACAGCAGATCGAACGTCAGGCGGGCGCCGAAGGTCGGACCGTAGTCTTTCTGGTTGATCAAGTCATTCCAGGTTTCAAAGGTTACGGCGGCATACCGGACTGCGACGGAGATAAACCGCTCTTCAAGCGATGCTTTCTTCTGGTCCACGAACAGTCCCGAATCGATGGTAGCCGCGATCTCGATTTCCCATGGACTGGTGCAGGGGCAGCTCCAGTCGGCATAGTTGCCGATCCCGACCGAGCCTTGGGCGATCCAGGAGGTGGCGGCCACTTCCCGAAAGGCCGCTCCCCCGAACGGCCGTCCCACGCGGCCCATCGCGGAAATTCGTAGATGGTCGGAAACCCACGGCACAGCGGCGAACGGGGACAGCCGGCGGAACCCGGCCTGGGCGTAGGGCTCATAGTAGAGCGATCCGCCGGCGGCCCCCACTCCGGCAAAGAACACGTCGTCCGATCCCCACAGGCTCATCCAGCGCGTGAGTGAACTGCTGACCATGAAATCATCGGTCTCCCGCTTGTTCCCCACGGGAACCGGATCGAAGCCGCGCAGTTTGTGAATCACGTCATTCTGCAGGAAGCGGCTGAATCCATCCCGCGTCGGTCCTCCGCCGGCGGTGAAATTGGCGTTCCACCCTTTGAATGTTTCCAGCCGTTCCGTCCAGCTGAGGGAAAAGAAGTTGAATCCCATCGTTTCCCGGATGTCGTTGTAGCGGTTGCCGGCCCCGTCGAATTCCGTGAACCGGTCGACCACCGTGAGCCCGAGCGCCAGCGTACGGTCGTGGTCGGGATAGCCGATCGCCCCCCAATGGATGCTTTGGGCCGGGGGCTCGGCATGCCCGGCAGCAGGCAGCGAGATGAGCAGGGCCGCTGCAAGTAGAATCTGTTTCACGGATTCGGGAAATTTCATAGGCGGCATCTTGCAAGGGATCGGGAGTTCGCGCAAGGGGAAATGAAATCAGGGCCTCCGCTTGCAGTGCGGCGTCACGATTACTAACAGGCGGCGGAGAAACTCATGATGTCTTCTGTAGCCGTCACACATATCGAGGTGTGAGAGGGCGCTGAACATCCATGCAGGATACGCAAAAAGGCCGTCCGGCAAGGCCGCAGCGAGCGAAGGGGTGAGGCGTACGCTTCGGTACGTTGAGCCGCTGAACGAAGCGAGAACGCTGCTGGCGGACTTTTTCCGCATCCTGCTAGAATGGCGGCGCACATCCGTAGGGAGGATTCGCATGGCGACGAAAAAGAAAGATTCAGGCAAGTCCGCTGCTGTAGCCAAACCGTCGAGCACTGCCGAAGACTTCGAAAAGCTCGGGGTGTTCTATCTGGGCCGTCCCTATGACATGGCGGCGAAGCAGGCGAAGCCGGGCTGGCTGCTCTACGACTCAAAAGATCTGGTCACTCATGCGGTCTGCGTCGGCATGACCGGCAGCGGGAAGACCGGCCTCTGTCTCTCTCTCCTCGAAGAAGCGGCCATCGACAACATTCCCGCCATTATCATCGACCCCAAGGGCGATCTCGGCAATTTGATGCTGACGTTTCCGAGTCTGAAGGGTGAAGACTTTCAACCCTGGATCAACGAAGACGACGCACGCAAGAAGGGATTGTCGCCGGCCGACTATGCCAAGGCGCAGGCCGAGCTGTGGACGAAGGGGCTGGCGGGCTGGCAGCAGGACGGCGCGCGCATTCAGCGGCTGCGGGATGCGGCCGATGTGGCTATCTACACGCCGGGCAGCAACGCGGGACTTCCGGTTTCCATTCTGAAGTCCTTCGCCGCGCCGGCCGCTGATGTGCGCGAGGATGCTGAACTGTTCCGCGAACGCATCAGCACCACCGTGACCAGTTTGCTGGGTTTGCTCGGTATCGAAGCCGATCCGATTCAGAGTCGCGAGCACATTCTGCTCTCCACGATTCTGGATCGCACATGGAGGAACGAGGAAGATCTGGATCTCGCCGCGCTCATTCATGCCATTCAAACTCCGCCGGTCACAAAGATCGGTGTGATGGACCTGGACTCTTTCTTCCCCTCGAAAGACCGCTTCGCGCTGGCCATGAAGTTGAATAATCTGCTCGCCGCGCCCGGCTTCCAATCCTGGCTCGAAGGAGAGGCGCTCGATATTCAGTCGCTTCTCTATACGCCCGCGGGCAAGCCGCGTCTGGCGATCTTCTCCATCGCGCATCTGAACGACGCCGAGCGCATGTTCTTCGTGACGCTCTTACTGAGTCAGATGGTCGGATGGATGCGGGGGCAATCGGGCACGACCAGCTTGCGGGCGCTCCTCTATATGGATGAAATTTTCGGCTATTTCCCGCCGGTGGCGAATCCGCCGTCGAAGCTGCCGCTGATGACGCTGCTCAAGCAGGCCCGCGCGTTCGGACTGGGCGTGGTGCTGGCGACGCAAAATCCCGTCGATCTCGACTACAAAGGCCTCGCCAACACCGGCACCTGGTTCATCGGACGGTTGCAGACGGAGCGCGATAAGGCGCGGGTGCTCGAGGGATTGGAGGGTGCCTCCTCCAGCGCGGGGAAGAAGTTCGACAAGGGGCGGATGGAACAGACGCTGGCAGGGCTTGGAGCCAGAATCTTCTTGATGAACAATGTGCATGAAGACGAGCCGGTCGTATTCGAAACCCGCTGGTGTCTCTCGTACTTGCGCGGCCCTCTGACGAGAACGCAGATCAAACAGTTGATGGATCCGCAGCGAGCCGTTCATGCCGCGACGACCTCAACTCCGGCAGCTCAGTCGGTGAAGAGTGCCAAAGGTGGCGCTCGTCCGATTGTCCCGCCGGATGTGCCGCAGCAGTTTGTGCCGTTGCGTGGGGCCAAGCCGGAGGGGAGCGACCTTGTGTATGCCCCGATGCTGTTGGGATCGTCTCAGATCCGGTTCTCCGATACGAAGAGCGGCATCGACCAGATGCAGGACGTGACGGTGTTAGCGCCCATGAGCGACGGCGCCGTGGCGGTCGATTGGGATCATGCCGTTGCCGCGGATCTGGCCGTCGCCGATCTGGAGCAGTCGCCGGAGAGTGATGCCCAGTTCCTTCCGTTTCCGGCCGGCGCGAGCAAGGCCAAGAGCTATGCCGATTGGAACAAAGATTTCGGCGGCTGGCTGTTCAGGACCCAGAAGCTCGAGCTGTTCAAGAGCCCGACCACGAAAGACGTATCCAAGCCGGGCGAGTCCGAACGGGATTTCCGTGTACGACTCCAACAGTCCGGCCGCGAGCTGCGGGATAAGGCGGCCGAGTCGTTACGCCAGAAGTACGCACCGAAAATTGCGACGCTACAGGACCGCATCCGGCGAGCCGATCAGATGAAGGCCAAGCAGCAAGCGGAGTCCCGTTCCAGTCAGGTGCAGGCGGCCATCAGTGTCGGCGCTTCGATCCTTGGCGCGTTCTTGGGTCGGAAGACGATCAGCGCCACGAATATCGGACGCGCGACGACGGCGATCAAGAGCGCCGGCCGTGTAATGAAAGAGTCGCAGGATGTCGGTCACGCCGAAGAAAACGTGGCGGTGTTGCAGCAGCAGCTGGCGGATCTCGAAGCGCAGTTCAAAACCGAGAGCGATGCATGGGCGGCCGCGACCGATCCGTTGAACGAAAAGCTCGAGACCATTTCCATCAAGCCCACTAAATCCAACATCGCGGTGAAGCTCGTAGCCCTGGCTTGGACCCCGCAATGGCGAGACGCGAAGGGGATGACAACGCCGGCCTGGTAATAGCTGCGGGCTTGCGCTAGGGCAAGACCGAGGGTTTTGGTAGAGACGGGTTGTCCTGTGCGTGAATGCTGTCGAAGATCTCCGGCAGAGTGGTGGCCTGAGTGGTGACAGAGGCGAAGACTTCCGTTGCCACATGCTCTCCCAATCGGCGGTACGATTCGAATTGTGACTCATCGAAAAACTGATCCGATGTCGGTTCGTGCGGGAACTGCTCGTGATGGGCCGCGTACTCCAGCACGTCGACCGGTTCATCGCCGCTGAGCGAAGGCTTGAGATAGATCAGGACGCCGTCAGGGGCGCAAGGATCGACACGACTATAGCGGATGGCCCCTACTGCATAGTGGACCCCGGAGCGATGCTGGGCTGACGGTCGTAGCGGCTCGACGTTGATATCAATATCGATTCCCTGATCGATCCGGATCTTCCGGATCGCATTTCCCAAGTCCTGAAATTCCATCTTCTCATCGCAGCCGGCGTCACTCACAAGAATGTAGTGGCATCGCCGCAGCACCATCTCATAGAGCCCGAGGTTCTCGAAGTGTCCGCCGTCGGAGAGGTAGACATACCGCTTCTGTTCATTGGTGAAGCCGAATGCTTCCGCCAGCATCGGCCCGACGGCGAACTCCGGGCAGGACCGCTTGTAGGTGTCTTGCCCGGCGCGGCCGGGATTGCCGAGCCACCATCCGAGCCGGACATTGAACAGCGTCAGGAGAAAGGTGATGGCCGGCGAGGAGTGATAGCCCATGTTCGGACTGGCAGCTGCGCCGGAAATGGCGAGCGCGGTGCCGAGGGTGATGGGTTGATTGACGGCCGGGTTCTTCCCGTATTCGGATGATCGCCGATAGCCGAGCTGGCTCACGAAGCTGCCACAATGCAGCTGTGACACGGTAAAGGACTGGGCCTTGCGTTGTTGCCAGGCGAGATTGTTCCCATGGACCAGATTCAGGGCGATGTTGACCACGTGGAAGGGTTTCTGCACCGCGCTCGCTTGGGGAGCGAGATCGGCCATGGCAAGGTTATCTCCCGAATCGAACCCCGTGAAGGGATTGGATGTGCGCGTGTTCCACCGCGACGCACCAAGATAGGCTCGAATCAAGCGATTGCGATACATCGAGTGCAGCGAAAACTTATTGATATTGATGACGACGGACAACAGTACACTGAAGAGCGCCATGCCGATGATGAATTCGCCGACCTGAAACCACGGTGCCTCCGTGACGATGGCCTGCGTGATGCGCGCTAACTGAATGAGGATGAGCCCGATGGTCAGCGGCGCCAGCAGGAGCAGATAGACATGATTTCCGAGTCGCTCCCACCAGGCTGATTCAGACCCTGAGGGCTTCGCATTGGTCTTGGCGCTGAATCCCAGTATCACGGTTAAGACGCCGGTGATCCCGCCGGCCGATGCGACCCAGGAAGACAGTTTTCCCCACAAGGCTGGACCGAAGATGGTGATGCTTCCCAGGCCGGCCCAGCAGACGGACGCGATCAGCACCCACGACCCTGCGCGGCCCCACCATTCCCTGTCGCCGTCTCCGGTCGAGCGGCTGGCGATGCCGATGAAGAGGGTCGCGGCAAGAAGGAAGAGGGAGAGGAATGCCGGGACTGCTGCGCAGGTGTACCAGAGCAGATCGGGATCGAGCCCTTTGATTCGATCGAGTTTCATGAGGGCGACCCAGAGGAGTCCTCCTCCGAGCAGGCCGCTTAGGACAATTGTCAGTGACTCGAAGAAACGCCACCAGTCGAGCCATGGCCGGCGGAGGATCATGGCCGCGACGAGCCACGCGGTCAGGTGCATGGCGCCAGATCCCAAGGCCAGAGTGAACAAGCTGGAAAAGCCCAATAAGGAGAGGTGATCGAGTGAGTAGTCCGGCTGCCGGTAAAACCATTCCCAGGCGATGGTGAGACAGCTGACCGCTACCATGAGCGGCAAGAGACAGGCGAAGAGGAATGTCCGTTGGGCCTCGACCTGTTTCCAGAAGGGGGCTTGTCGCAGTTTCCACAGGCTCGGCCGGCAGAGGTGTAGATACGTCAGGTTGATCAGCAAACCGGCGGATCCCAGAATCATCAACGCCGTCATGGCTGCCGGGGAAGCCGGCATGTGCAGCGTGGCTCGGTAGAGCAGGGGGAGGGCCAGCAGTGCCAGTAAGAATGGGACGAGCACCAGCCAATTCAGGAGGAGATTGCGTAAATAGGTGCCGATCAGCGTCCAGGAATCAGCCGACATCAGACCCAGTCGAGGACTGAGGTAATTGCTGTAGGTACGGAGCCAACTCACCGGCTCGGGCTCATAGGCTGACGTACCGGGCGGTGCGGCCTGCCCCAGTTGGTCGCAGACACCCTGGAGGCCGCCCGGATCGCGACGAATCCAGGCACTCAGCCAGCTGCCGATGTAGCCGCCACCCGATACGGTGGAGAGGTAATCGAAATGCCGGAGCAGATTGTGCCGTGCCAACCCCTGCAACACTCCAAGCCCGAAGGTGGCGCTGCGAATGCCCCCGCCGGAGAGACAGAGTGCGGAACGTGTGGGATTCAACTGATG
The sequence above is drawn from the Nitrospira sp. genome and encodes:
- a CDS encoding DMT family protein — translated: MHTILLLTISNIFMTFAWYGHLKYKDSPLWIVVLVSWGIAFFEYCFQVPANRIGHYEFNAAQLKTIQEVITLVVFCIFSVLYLKEPLKWNYLAGFGLMIGAVFLIFKEW
- a CDS encoding ATP-binding protein, whose amino-acid sequence is MATKKKDSGKSAAVAKPSSTAEDFEKLGVFYLGRPYDMAAKQAKPGWLLYDSKDLVTHAVCVGMTGSGKTGLCLSLLEEAAIDNIPAIIIDPKGDLGNLMLTFPSLKGEDFQPWINEDDARKKGLSPADYAKAQAELWTKGLAGWQQDGARIQRLRDAADVAIYTPGSNAGLPVSILKSFAAPAADVREDAELFRERISTTVTSLLGLLGIEADPIQSREHILLSTILDRTWRNEEDLDLAALIHAIQTPPVTKIGVMDLDSFFPSKDRFALAMKLNNLLAAPGFQSWLEGEALDIQSLLYTPAGKPRLAIFSIAHLNDAERMFFVTLLLSQMVGWMRGQSGTTSLRALLYMDEIFGYFPPVANPPSKLPLMTLLKQARAFGLGVVLATQNPVDLDYKGLANTGTWFIGRLQTERDKARVLEGLEGASSSAGKKFDKGRMEQTLAGLGARIFLMNNVHEDEPVVFETRWCLSYLRGPLTRTQIKQLMDPQRAVHAATTSTPAAQSVKSAKGGARPIVPPDVPQQFVPLRGAKPEGSDLVYAPMLLGSSQIRFSDTKSGIDQMQDVTVLAPMSDGAVAVDWDHAVAADLAVADLEQSPESDAQFLPFPAGASKAKSYADWNKDFGGWLFRTQKLELFKSPTTKDVSKPGESERDFRVRLQQSGRELRDKAAESLRQKYAPKIATLQDRIRRADQMKAKQQAESRSSQVQAAISVGASILGAFLGRKTISATNIGRATTAIKSAGRVMKESQDVGHAEENVAVLQQQLADLEAQFKTESDAWAAATDPLNEKLETISIKPTKSNIAVKLVALAWTPQWRDAKGMTTPAW
- a CDS encoding patatin-like phospholipase family protein; translation: MMDSDQTDGPIPLAQVLAEEAAELHDVHLSFPDHLSPDEHLKHVFASIHQLNPTRSALCLSGGGIRSATFGLGVLQGLARHNLLRHFDYLSTVSGGGYIGSWLSAWIRRDPGGLQGVCDQLGQAAPPGTSAYEPEPVSWLRTYSNYLSPRLGLMSADSWTLIGTYLRNLLLNWLVLVPFLLALLALPLLYRATLHMPASPAAMTALMILGSAGLLINLTYLHLCRPSLWKLRQAPFWKQVEAQRTFLFACLLPLMVAVSCLTIAWEWFYRQPDYSLDHLSLLGFSSLFTLALGSGAMHLTAWLVAAMILRRPWLDWWRFFESLTIVLSGLLGGGLLWVALMKLDRIKGLDPDLLWYTCAAVPAFLSLFLLAATLFIGIASRSTGDGDREWWGRAGSWVLIASVCWAGLGSITIFGPALWGKLSSWVASAGGITGVLTVILGFSAKTNAKPSGSESAWWERLGNHVYLLLLAPLTIGLILIQLARITQAIVTEAPWFQVGEFIIGMALFSVLLSVVININKFSLHSMYRNRLIRAYLGASRWNTRTSNPFTGFDSGDNLAMADLAPQASAVQKPFHVVNIALNLVHGNNLAWQQRKAQSFTVSQLHCGSFVSQLGYRRSSEYGKNPAVNQPITLGTALAISGAAASPNMGYHSSPAITFLLTLFNVRLGWWLGNPGRAGQDTYKRSCPEFAVGPMLAEAFGFTNEQKRYVYLSDGGHFENLGLYEMVLRRCHYILVSDAGCDEKMEFQDLGNAIRKIRIDQGIDIDINVEPLRPSAQHRSGVHYAVGAIRYSRVDPCAPDGVLIYLKPSLSGDEPVDVLEYAAHHEQFPHEPTSDQFFDESQFESYRRLGEHVATEVFASVTTQATTLPEIFDSIHAQDNPSLPKPSVLP